A single genomic interval of Agarivorans aestuarii harbors:
- the glgX gene encoding glycogen debranching protein GlgX has product MSTKSQLKPLPFSLSQFQVSPGSDYPLGATLDENGCNFAIHASDAKHIELCLFDEHENEVSRLVLPGKQGGIRFGYVKGIKANQYYGYRVFGAYQPEHGSWFDPRKLILDPYAKAISRPLIWDSKAYQEDNADLIPKCIVCDDHFDWQGVTKPNVDRQDMVLYETHVRGFSKLNTQVAEQHRGSYLGVSDSASIKHLKALGITSVQLLPTAAFMSEPRLKGLGLSNYWGYNPILFMAPEPRYAKSNALKEFKTMVRELHRNGIEVILDVVFNHTAESGDDGPTLCYRGLDNKHYYLFERIGDSPDYSQYANNTGCGNSVSLDHPVSLRLVLDSLRYWVEEMQIDGFRFDLAVSLGRENNHYTNQAAFFKAVAQDPILSRAKMIAEPWDIGPNGYQLGHFPERWMECNDRFRDTSRGFWKGEHGLLGEMATRIMGSRDLFLASRRSIHTSVNYICYHDGFTLEDLVSYEQRHNNANGEENRDGHGHNISANYGEEGRTKDKKILALRRKQKRNLLATLMLSQGVPHFLGGDELSRTQQGNNNAYCQNNEISWFDWNLDRDQKQFLNFCQQLMALRKRSRVFHYLQLENDSYEKCHSQLHGVRWYRHDGENMHQEDWHQSHGWAVAVEVRNLREAKERWLWIINASAHDIDFVIPTVEGKTIWCQQMDTAHEQAIFEKKLRGVSSVKLKAKSMLLLEQVKS; this is encoded by the coding sequence ATGTCTACAAAAAGTCAATTAAAGCCTTTGCCTTTTAGCCTGAGCCAATTTCAGGTTTCCCCTGGAAGCGACTATCCTCTCGGCGCTACTCTCGACGAAAACGGATGTAATTTTGCCATTCATGCCAGTGATGCTAAGCATATTGAGTTGTGCTTATTCGACGAACATGAAAATGAAGTTTCACGCCTAGTTTTACCTGGTAAGCAAGGCGGTATCCGATTTGGTTACGTGAAGGGTATCAAGGCCAATCAATATTACGGCTATCGTGTTTTTGGTGCTTATCAACCAGAGCATGGCAGTTGGTTCGATCCAAGAAAACTCATTTTGGACCCCTACGCAAAAGCTATTTCCCGGCCACTGATATGGGATAGCAAAGCCTACCAAGAAGATAATGCAGACTTAATACCTAAGTGTATTGTCTGTGATGATCATTTTGATTGGCAGGGAGTGACTAAACCCAATGTAGACCGCCAAGATATGGTGTTATATGAAACTCACGTTAGAGGGTTTAGTAAGCTAAATACGCAAGTTGCCGAGCAACATCGTGGTAGCTATTTAGGTGTATCAGATTCTGCCAGCATTAAGCACTTAAAAGCCTTAGGCATTACCTCCGTTCAACTGTTGCCTACTGCAGCGTTTATGTCTGAGCCTAGATTGAAGGGCCTAGGTTTAAGTAACTATTGGGGGTATAACCCAATATTATTTATGGCGCCTGAGCCTCGTTACGCAAAATCAAACGCCTTAAAAGAATTCAAAACCATGGTGCGAGAGTTACATCGCAATGGGATTGAAGTGATCTTGGATGTAGTGTTTAACCATACTGCAGAGTCTGGCGATGATGGTCCAACCCTGTGTTATAGAGGGCTCGACAATAAGCACTATTACCTATTCGAACGAATTGGTGATAGCCCTGATTATAGCCAATACGCTAACAATACCGGCTGTGGCAATAGTGTTAGCTTAGATCACCCGGTTAGCTTGAGGTTAGTACTCGACAGTTTACGTTACTGGGTAGAAGAAATGCAGATTGATGGTTTTAGGTTTGACTTAGCCGTAAGCCTTGGCCGTGAGAACAATCATTACACTAACCAAGCAGCATTTTTCAAAGCGGTGGCTCAAGACCCTATTTTGTCGCGGGCGAAGATGATCGCAGAACCATGGGATATTGGGCCTAACGGTTACCAACTAGGTCACTTTCCAGAACGCTGGATGGAATGTAATGACCGGTTTAGAGACACTAGCCGAGGATTTTGGAAAGGTGAGCATGGCTTACTGGGCGAAATGGCGACCCGCATTATGGGTTCACGTGACCTGTTTTTAGCCAGTCGTCGGAGTATCCATACCAGTGTTAACTATATTTGCTATCACGATGGTTTCACTCTAGAAGACCTAGTTAGCTATGAGCAGCGCCATAACAATGCAAATGGTGAAGAGAACCGTGATGGTCATGGACATAATATTTCAGCCAACTACGGTGAAGAAGGGCGAACTAAAGACAAAAAGATTTTAGCTTTACGTCGTAAACAAAAGCGTAATTTACTCGCAACGCTAATGTTATCTCAAGGTGTACCGCATTTTCTGGGTGGTGATGAACTTAGCCGAACTCAGCAAGGCAATAACAATGCATATTGTCAAAACAATGAAATAAGTTGGTTTGACTGGAACCTAGACCGTGATCAGAAACAGTTCTTAAACTTTTGTCAGCAACTTATGGCACTTCGTAAACGTTCTCGTGTTTTTCATTATTTACAGTTAGAAAATGACAGTTACGAGAAATGTCATTCACAGTTGCATGGAGTGCGTTGGTATCGCCACGATGGTGAAAATATGCACCAAGAAGATTGGCATCAATCTCATGGTTGGGCTGTGGCAGTAGAAGTAAGAAATCTTCGAGAAGCTAAAGAACGCTGGTTATGGATTATCAATGCCAGCGCTCATGACATTGATTTTGTCATTCCAACTGTTGAGGGTAAAACAATTTGGTGTCAACAAATGGATACCGCACATGAACAAGCCATATTCGAAAAGAAACTTCGAGGTGTAAGTAGTGTCAAACTTAAAGCAAAATCAATGTTATTGTTGGAACAAGTAAAATCGTGA
- a CDS encoding FAD-dependent oxidoreductase, whose translation MTKYPHLLAPLDLGFTQLQSRVLMGSMHTGLEEEKGGFEKLAEFYALRAKGGVGLIVTGGIAPNFRGRLAPNGCQLSFPWQVKKHRTITEAVHKEGGKIALQILHAGRYGYHPFNVSASKIKAPISPFKPKAMSERQINNTIKDFANSAKLAKRAGYDGVEIMGSEGYLINQFICARTNQRTDAWGGSYQNRIKLPLEIVKKTRAMVGEDFIIVFRLSMLDLVEKGSTYEEVVTLAKALEKAGVTILNTGIGWHEARVPTIATSVPRAAFAWVTEQIKQHVSIPMVAVNRINTPDVAENILRSGQADMVSMARPLLADPMFVEKAKNNQAALINTCIGCNQACLDHVFKQQRASCLVNPQACYETELTFDKQAASKTIAVVGAGPAGLAFSCYAAERGHKVTIYDQGSQIGGQFNYAKQIPGKEEFYETLRYFANRIEQLGISLKLETKVDAPMLAALDVEEVVIATGISPRTPPIEGIEHSKVYNYLDVLRDHKEVGDKVAIIGAGGIGFDVAEYLVEQKPSLSTNVGRWLDNWGIDSSMAEAGGLKEHNNHPAMRKVYLCQRKASKVGKNLGKTTGWIHRETLKKNQVEMLAGVEYKKVDDQGLHISVNGKDSVLEVDHVVVCAGQEPLRVLHDDLTALGVNSHLIGGADVAAELDAKRAIRQGAELAALI comes from the coding sequence ATGACCAAGTACCCACATTTATTAGCGCCATTAGATCTCGGTTTTACACAACTACAAAGCCGGGTATTAATGGGGTCAATGCATACCGGTTTGGAAGAAGAGAAGGGTGGTTTTGAAAAGCTGGCTGAATTTTATGCTTTAAGAGCAAAAGGTGGGGTTGGGCTAATTGTTACTGGCGGCATTGCGCCAAACTTTAGAGGCCGTTTAGCACCAAATGGTTGCCAGTTAAGCTTTCCTTGGCAAGTAAAAAAGCACCGAACTATTACCGAAGCCGTGCATAAAGAGGGCGGAAAAATTGCGCTACAAATATTGCATGCAGGCCGTTATGGCTACCATCCATTTAATGTTAGTGCCAGTAAAATCAAAGCGCCCATTTCGCCATTTAAACCCAAGGCGATGAGCGAAAGACAAATTAACAACACCATTAAGGATTTTGCTAATAGCGCTAAATTGGCTAAACGCGCTGGTTATGATGGTGTCGAGATCATGGGCTCGGAAGGCTATTTAATTAACCAGTTTATTTGTGCAAGAACTAATCAAAGAACTGACGCCTGGGGTGGTAGTTACCAAAATCGCATTAAACTTCCGCTAGAAATAGTTAAGAAAACGCGCGCCATGGTTGGCGAGGATTTCATCATTGTATTTCGTTTATCGATGTTAGATTTGGTTGAAAAGGGAAGTACTTACGAAGAAGTAGTTACCTTGGCAAAAGCGCTAGAGAAAGCTGGCGTTACAATTCTCAACACCGGTATTGGCTGGCACGAAGCAAGGGTACCTACTATCGCAACCAGCGTTCCACGGGCCGCATTTGCCTGGGTGACTGAACAAATCAAACAACACGTTAGCATCCCTATGGTTGCTGTTAACCGAATAAATACACCGGATGTGGCTGAAAATATCCTGCGCTCAGGTCAAGCAGACATGGTGTCTATGGCGAGACCCTTATTGGCTGACCCAATGTTTGTTGAAAAAGCCAAAAATAACCAAGCTGCCCTTATCAATACTTGTATTGGTTGTAACCAAGCCTGCTTAGATCACGTATTTAAACAGCAGCGAGCTAGCTGTCTAGTTAACCCGCAAGCGTGTTACGAAACAGAGCTCACTTTTGATAAACAGGCAGCAAGCAAAACTATTGCGGTAGTTGGCGCGGGTCCGGCTGGCTTAGCATTCTCTTGTTATGCAGCTGAGCGAGGTCACAAGGTCACTATCTATGATCAAGGCTCACAAATCGGCGGGCAGTTTAACTACGCAAAACAAATACCGGGTAAAGAGGAATTTTACGAAACTCTACGTTATTTTGCTAATCGGATAGAACAATTGGGCATTAGCCTCAAACTAGAAACCAAAGTTGATGCGCCAATGCTGGCAGCATTAGATGTGGAAGAAGTAGTCATAGCTACCGGGATCTCTCCACGAACTCCTCCTATTGAGGGTATTGAGCATAGCAAAGTTTATAATTACTTAGATGTGTTAAGAGATCATAAAGAAGTCGGGGATAAAGTCGCTATTATTGGTGCCGGCGGAATTGGTTTTGATGTTGCTGAGTATTTGGTAGAGCAAAAGCCTTCTTTATCAACCAACGTAGGACGATGGCTCGACAATTGGGGTATTGATAGCAGCATGGCAGAAGCTGGCGGACTAAAAGAGCACAATAATCACCCAGCTATGCGCAAAGTATATTTGTGCCAACGTAAGGCTAGTAAAGTGGGTAAAAACCTAGGTAAAACGACCGGTTGGATCCACCGTGAAACTTTGAAGAAAAACCAAGTAGAAATGCTTGCTGGTGTCGAGTACAAAAAGGTTGATGATCAAGGCTTACATATTTCGGTAAACGGAAAGGATTCAGTTCTTGAAGTAGACCATGTAGTGGTGTGTGCTGGTCAAGAACCACTTCGGGTTTTACATGATGATCTCACCGCGCTTGGGGTAAATTCTCACCTTATCGGCGGCGCAGACGTCGCAGCCGAGTTAGATGCAAAACGAGCGATTCGTCAAGGGGCTGAGCTAGCCGCGCTTATTTAG
- the sppA gene encoding signal peptide peptidase SppA gives MFKLIKNIFRFFWRTLNFIRSLLVNLFLLFMVVMVIFALSSVSQEPVEPPSAAALRLVLDGQIVEQRQRVNPMAELSNELLGNTTEKEIDLHNVVKAIDEARIDSNITGLVLELGAMPNTSQTKLAIIGKALERFKDSDKPVIAYADYYDQHQYYLASYADQLLLNPKGAVLMRGMNSRRLFFKDAIDKLDITTHVFRVGTHKSFVEPYLRNDMSAEAKQDLARWMEQLWSAYLDTVADNRQLAAQHLMPEPSALLERLKTVDGDGARYAEKFGLVDQLATRAEAKQILIDTFGDNDEGDSYQARHYAEYLHTLPDEPTSENKIALIVAQGAIVGGRGQEKVIAADTVLAQLNQAFDDEQIKAVVMRVDSPGGSAFASELIRDKLQQLQEKGIPVVVSMGSVAASGGYWISSTADQIFASPTTITGSIGIFGMFATLENALAKLGINSDGYATSPLAEISPFQALPEELAEIIQLNVEHGYHDFLSLVSAGRGIEMPKMENIAEGRIWTGQDALDNGLVDQLGDLNDAIEYAAELNQLESYQVKTLSPPLNPRERIIAQFFDSQLNAALTKNIPNWHLISQFAEQAPEIEKFNDPLGQYSFCAVCEQY, from the coding sequence GTGTTTAAATTAATTAAAAACATATTTCGCTTTTTCTGGCGTACGTTAAATTTCATACGTTCTCTATTAGTTAATTTGTTTCTATTGTTTATGGTTGTGATGGTCATCTTTGCGTTAAGCAGTGTCAGTCAAGAACCCGTGGAACCACCAAGTGCTGCAGCACTTAGACTGGTATTAGATGGTCAAATAGTCGAGCAACGCCAGCGGGTAAACCCTATGGCAGAGCTAAGTAACGAACTACTTGGAAACACTACTGAAAAAGAAATCGACCTACACAATGTGGTGAAGGCCATAGATGAAGCAAGAATAGACAGCAACATCACAGGTTTAGTACTAGAGCTTGGTGCAATGCCAAATACTAGTCAGACCAAGCTAGCAATTATTGGTAAAGCATTAGAAAGGTTTAAAGACAGTGACAAGCCAGTTATTGCTTATGCAGATTACTATGATCAACACCAATACTACTTGGCGAGCTATGCTGATCAGCTGCTTTTGAACCCCAAAGGTGCAGTACTGATGCGCGGCATGAATTCGCGCCGCTTGTTCTTTAAAGATGCCATCGACAAATTAGACATTACCACTCATGTATTTCGTGTAGGCACTCACAAGTCTTTTGTTGAACCCTACTTGCGTAACGACATGTCAGCTGAAGCCAAACAGGATTTAGCTCGCTGGATGGAGCAACTTTGGTCGGCTTATCTCGATACTGTGGCAGATAACCGTCAGTTAGCCGCTCAGCACTTGATGCCAGAGCCTAGTGCTTTACTGGAACGTTTAAAAACCGTTGATGGCGACGGCGCAAGATATGCAGAAAAGTTTGGCTTAGTAGACCAACTAGCGACTCGCGCTGAAGCGAAACAAATACTAATTGATACTTTCGGTGACAATGATGAAGGTGACAGCTATCAAGCGCGCCACTATGCCGAATACCTACACACCTTGCCAGATGAACCGACAAGTGAAAACAAAATTGCATTGATTGTGGCACAAGGCGCCATTGTAGGTGGTAGAGGGCAGGAAAAAGTAATTGCTGCCGATACCGTGCTGGCTCAACTCAATCAAGCTTTTGACGATGAGCAGATAAAAGCGGTAGTTATGCGTGTTGATAGCCCTGGCGGTAGCGCATTTGCTTCTGAGCTTATCCGTGACAAATTACAGCAACTTCAAGAGAAAGGCATTCCAGTCGTTGTTTCTATGGGCAGTGTTGCTGCAAGTGGTGGCTATTGGATATCGTCAACGGCTGATCAAATTTTTGCTAGCCCAACAACAATTACCGGTTCAATTGGTATTTTTGGCATGTTTGCGACTTTAGAAAATGCCTTAGCAAAACTAGGAATTAATAGCGATGGCTATGCAACGAGCCCACTTGCAGAAATTAGCCCATTTCAAGCTTTACCTGAGGAACTGGCAGAAATCATTCAGCTGAACGTAGAGCACGGTTACCACGATTTCTTGTCTTTAGTTTCAGCAGGCCGGGGAATAGAAATGCCTAAAATGGAAAACATTGCAGAAGGTCGAATCTGGACTGGACAAGATGCCTTAGACAATGGCTTAGTTGATCAACTGGGCGATTTGAATGACGCTATCGAATATGCCGCTGAACTAAACCAACTTGAGAGTTACCAAGTTAAAACTCTAAGCCCACCGCTTAACCCGAGGGAGCGCATAATTGCTCAGTTTTTTGATAGTCAGCTAAACGCAGCGCTTACCAAGAATATCCCCAATTGGCATTTAATCAGTCAATTCGCGGAACAAGCACCAGAAATCGAAAAATTTAACGATCCACTTGGTCAATACAGCTTTTGTGCGGTGTGCGAACAATACTAA
- the ansA gene encoding asparaginase — MNRKSIYIAYTGGTIGMQRSERGYVPVAGFMSDCLEAMPEFKRDEMPEFTVHEFSPLIDSADMDPQHWQLIAEDIQANYEKYDGFVVLHGTDTMAYTASALSFMLENLSKPVIVTGSQIPLSELRSDGQTNLLNALYLAAYYPVHEVCLFFNNKLLRGNRSTKAHADGFDAFMSPNFPPLLKAGIDIEVVTGQVRPTGISALQISPIVPQPVGVVSLYPGISTEVIGNLLLQPVKALILLSYGVGNAPQHQTMLEQLQNASDRGIIVINLSQCLTGKVNMGGYATGNALAKAGVVSGGDMTTEAALAKLHYLLSKNLPSQRIRELLSQDIRGEITI, encoded by the coding sequence ATGAATCGAAAATCAATATATATCGCCTATACTGGCGGCACCATAGGTATGCAACGTAGCGAAAGAGGCTACGTTCCCGTTGCCGGTTTCATGAGCGATTGTCTAGAAGCAATGCCTGAGTTCAAGCGCGATGAAATGCCAGAATTCACGGTACACGAATTTTCTCCTCTTATAGACTCCGCAGATATGGATCCACAGCATTGGCAACTAATTGCTGAGGATATTCAAGCGAACTACGAAAAATACGATGGCTTTGTGGTACTACATGGCACCGATACCATGGCTTACACAGCCTCAGCCCTTTCCTTTATGCTGGAAAACTTAAGCAAACCCGTAATTGTTACCGGTTCGCAAATACCACTCAGTGAATTGCGTTCAGATGGTCAAACCAACCTACTAAACGCTTTGTATCTTGCGGCTTATTACCCAGTTCATGAGGTGTGCTTGTTCTTTAACAACAAGTTGCTGCGGGGAAACAGAAGCACCAAGGCGCATGCGGATGGCTTCGATGCCTTTATGTCGCCAAACTTCCCGCCTCTATTAAAAGCGGGAATTGACATTGAAGTCGTCACCGGACAAGTTCGCCCAACAGGTATAAGCGCACTGCAAATCAGTCCCATCGTGCCACAGCCTGTAGGGGTGGTTAGTCTCTACCCTGGTATATCAACGGAAGTAATAGGCAATTTGTTACTTCAACCCGTTAAAGCGTTAATACTGCTGAGTTATGGTGTAGGTAATGCTCCGCAACATCAAACTATGTTAGAGCAGTTACAGAATGCCAGTGATAGGGGCATTATCGTTATTAACCTTAGCCAATGTTTAACCGGTAAAGTAAATATGGGCGGTTATGCAACTGGTAACGCGTTAGCAAAAGCTGGAGTGGTAAGTGGAGGTGATATGACAACCGAAGCAGCACTGGCTAAATTGCATTACTTGCTAAGTAAAAATCTACCTAGCCAGCGGATCCGGGAATTGCTGAGTCAAGATATTCGAGGCGAGATTACTATCTAA
- a CDS encoding YeaC family protein, protein MDVDKLLAAISPEIYQNMLTAVETGRWPDGKLVSDEQRDHTQQMVILYQSKHNHQPQHFTVGTDGELVMKSKQELKRQYKEEQTIISVPQNES, encoded by the coding sequence ATGGATGTAGATAAATTGTTGGCCGCAATTAGCCCAGAGATATACCAAAATATGCTAACGGCGGTTGAAACGGGGCGCTGGCCTGATGGCAAGCTGGTAAGTGATGAGCAGCGAGACCATACCCAGCAAATGGTTATCTTGTATCAGTCTAAACACAATCATCAGCCCCAACATTTTACCGTGGGAACTGATGGCGAGTTAGTGATGAAATCCAAGCAAGAGTTAAAACGTCAGTACAAAGAGGAGCAAACTATTATTAGTGTTCCCCAAAACGAAAGTTAG
- the glgB gene encoding 1,4-alpha-glucan branching protein GlgB produces the protein MKQSLSSQVSKLVQQLSSVRLGEPFNALGLNAKAKGKGLVLRAWQPDAKAITVMSLNGEVLGTMGQLSPQGLFELEFDAEEHFSYQLEVEYADSKLTVIDPYQFTDVAYDGLATMTHAPQNLYQVLGAQVKSIEVDGVQVKGVRFGVYAPSASSVSLIGDFNHWDGRRLPMQRSLDGHWVLFVPGLDSGTKYKYELKDRHGHSLPHKTDPVGFSSEQYPSFASVVWDHDQYHWNDEEWIRSQNNDKRHQPMSVYEVHLGSWRRKIEDTGNNYLSYRELAVELVQYVKEMGYTHIEVLPVSEFPFDGSWGYQPIGLFAPTSRFGNPDDFKFLVDQCHQNGIGVIVDWVPAHFPSDSHGLAQFDGTHLYEYEDPRRGWHNDWNSYIYDFGRDNVRQFLVASALIWLDKFHVDGLRVDAVASMLYWDYSREEGEWVPNVDGGNHNYEAISLLKWFNEEVYRQYPHAMTIAEESTAFAGVSRPTFTGGLGFGFKWNMGWMHDSLDYMQKDPAFRKYHHNEITFAMVYNYDENFVLPISHDEVVHGKGSLLGKMPGDEWQQAANLRAYTAFMYAHPGKKLNFMGNEIAQASEWNHDSSLEWNVLEFPKHKGQQELVKQLNKVYREHPAMFEGDYDTQGFEWIDHDDWEKSVLVFQRNALNSQQKVIVVSNFTPVPRNNYRLAVPEQGRYRIILNSDSEMYWGGNYDAGIEFQSEAIASHGRENSVILNLPPLSTLYLIKVD, from the coding sequence ATGAAACAATCTTTGTCTTCTCAGGTTTCTAAATTAGTTCAACAATTGTCCAGCGTGCGTTTAGGTGAACCATTTAATGCTCTAGGTTTAAACGCAAAAGCCAAAGGTAAAGGCTTAGTGTTAAGGGCTTGGCAACCTGATGCAAAAGCGATAACTGTGATGTCGCTAAATGGCGAAGTTTTGGGAACAATGGGCCAGTTATCTCCGCAAGGTCTTTTCGAATTAGAGTTTGATGCTGAAGAACATTTCTCTTACCAGTTAGAAGTTGAATACGCCGACAGCAAACTAACAGTAATAGACCCTTATCAGTTTACCGATGTAGCTTACGATGGCTTAGCCACTATGACTCACGCGCCGCAAAACCTTTATCAGGTATTAGGTGCGCAGGTTAAATCCATAGAAGTGGATGGTGTACAAGTAAAGGGTGTGCGCTTTGGCGTATATGCTCCTAGTGCATCAAGTGTGAGTTTAATTGGTGATTTTAACCATTGGGATGGTCGACGCCTGCCGATGCAGCGTTCTTTGGATGGTCATTGGGTATTATTTGTACCGGGCTTAGATTCGGGCACAAAGTACAAGTATGAGTTAAAAGATCGTCACGGTCATTCCTTACCACATAAAACTGACCCAGTAGGCTTTAGTTCAGAACAATACCCATCTTTTGCCTCAGTGGTTTGGGATCATGACCAATACCACTGGAACGACGAAGAGTGGATACGCTCGCAGAATAACGATAAACGTCATCAACCAATGAGCGTTTATGAAGTGCACTTAGGTTCTTGGCGTCGCAAGATTGAAGACACTGGGAATAACTACCTAAGCTACCGTGAGTTAGCGGTTGAGTTAGTGCAATATGTAAAAGAAATGGGCTATACCCATATAGAAGTATTACCAGTTTCAGAGTTCCCATTTGATGGTTCTTGGGGTTACCAGCCTATCGGTTTGTTCGCGCCTACTAGCAGATTTGGTAATCCTGATGATTTCAAATTCTTAGTCGATCAATGTCACCAGAATGGCATAGGCGTTATTGTTGATTGGGTTCCTGCCCACTTCCCAAGTGACTCTCATGGTTTGGCACAATTCGACGGTACTCATTTATACGAGTATGAAGATCCGCGCCGTGGTTGGCACAACGATTGGAATTCATACATCTATGACTTTGGCCGCGATAATGTACGCCAATTCTTAGTTGCCAGTGCGTTAATCTGGTTAGACAAATTCCACGTTGATGGTTTGCGTGTAGATGCTGTTGCTTCAATGCTCTACTGGGATTACTCACGAGAAGAAGGTGAGTGGGTACCAAACGTAGATGGTGGAAATCATAACTACGAAGCCATTAGTTTACTTAAGTGGTTTAACGAAGAAGTGTATAGACAATATCCTCATGCTATGACCATTGCTGAAGAATCTACGGCATTTGCTGGAGTTTCTCGCCCAACCTTTACTGGCGGCTTAGGTTTTGGTTTTAAGTGGAATATGGGATGGATGCATGACTCATTAGACTATATGCAAAAAGACCCAGCGTTTAGAAAGTACCACCATAACGAAATTACCTTTGCCATGGTTTATAACTATGACGAGAATTTCGTTTTGCCTATCTCTCATGATGAAGTTGTTCACGGAAAAGGTTCGTTACTAGGGAAAATGCCAGGTGATGAATGGCAACAAGCCGCTAACTTGCGCGCTTACACCGCATTTATGTACGCGCACCCAGGCAAAAAACTTAACTTTATGGGGAATGAGATAGCCCAGGCGAGTGAGTGGAATCATGACTCAAGCCTTGAGTGGAACGTATTGGAGTTTCCAAAACACAAAGGGCAGCAGGAGTTAGTTAAACAACTAAACAAAGTGTATCGCGAGCACCCAGCAATGTTTGAAGGTGATTATGATACTCAAGGTTTCGAGTGGATTGATCACGACGACTGGGAAAAAAGCGTGTTGGTATTTCAGCGTAACGCTTTAAATAGTCAACAAAAAGTGATTGTAGTGAGTAACTTTACCCCAGTTCCTCGTAACAATTATCGTTTGGCAGTACCAGAGCAAGGTCGTTACCGAATCATTTTGAACTCAGATTCAGAAATGTACTGGGGCGGTAACTACGATGCTGGTATTGAATTTCAATCTGAGGCTATTGCTAGCCACGGACGCGAAAATTCTGTGATTTTAAACTTGCCACCGCTATCAACATTGTATTTAATCAAAGTAGATTAA
- a CDS encoding DUF2989 domain-containing protein, whose product MSLVKPFGYSFFLVLPLVLSGCDTGFDLFGFGSRSVKSICKSNPELCEDLNRDGWCKKERNGVIISRFNEMNEVSEINQYQLIKNYRDYNFCIELAASIEPKYDKSRKTQRVIGLLTSIEELERLEAETKDSDYPFLSMYHWTQFRDEAAQQRFLALEGSGQLQHPDLQWTLAIYYSGKDAKKTINILQNTFKLFKEEQTIPAKYAEAITSQYMTLKDYRHAYLWAQVAALFEDHSKQDYSGLNHKLKLTEEQQKVLKEEAGIIFEQIEKRQYRL is encoded by the coding sequence TTGTCTTTAGTAAAGCCATTTGGCTATAGCTTTTTTTTAGTGTTACCTCTGGTACTAAGTGGTTGCGACACAGGATTTGATTTATTCGGCTTTGGTAGTCGCTCAGTTAAAAGCATTTGTAAAAGTAACCCAGAATTGTGTGAAGACTTAAACCGCGATGGCTGGTGTAAAAAAGAACGTAATGGGGTGATCATTAGTCGCTTCAATGAAATGAACGAAGTGAGTGAAATCAACCAATACCAACTGATTAAAAACTACCGAGACTACAATTTTTGCATAGAGCTAGCAGCCAGCATAGAACCCAAATACGACAAGTCTCGTAAAACTCAACGCGTTATAGGTTTGTTAACTTCAATTGAAGAGCTTGAACGCTTAGAAGCTGAAACTAAAGATTCGGACTATCCTTTTTTGTCTATGTATCACTGGACTCAATTTCGAGACGAAGCAGCTCAACAACGTTTTCTAGCTTTAGAGGGCTCAGGTCAACTTCAGCATCCGGACCTACAGTGGACATTGGCTATTTACTACAGTGGTAAAGACGCGAAAAAGACCATCAACATACTGCAAAATACCTTTAAGCTCTTCAAGGAAGAACAAACCATACCTGCTAAATATGCTGAAGCGATTACTTCTCAATACATGACGCTAAAAGATTACCGCCATGCCTATTTGTGGGCTCAAGTAGCAGCGTTATTTGAAGACCACAGTAAACAAGACTACTCCGGTCTAAACCACAAGTTAAAGCTAACGGAAGAGCAACAAAAGGTATTGAAAGAAGAAGCCGGTATTATCTTTGAACAAATAGAAAAAAGACAATACCGTTTATAA
- the msrB gene encoding peptide-methionine (R)-S-oxide reductase MsrB, producing the protein MSKIVKDEQEWHALLGEMAFQVTRKGATERPFSGTLLHNKQQGVYHCVCCNQPLFSSESKFDSGCGWPSFDKIAESRVVTFVRDQSHNMERIEVRCSQCDAHLGHVFNDGPTETGERYCINSVALDFTAE; encoded by the coding sequence GTGAGTAAGATTGTAAAAGACGAACAAGAATGGCATGCCTTGTTAGGTGAAATGGCCTTCCAAGTAACCCGAAAAGGGGCCACAGAGCGACCATTTTCTGGAACTTTGTTACACAATAAACAGCAAGGTGTTTATCATTGTGTTTGTTGTAATCAGCCGTTGTTTAGCTCTGAATCAAAATTTGACTCGGGCTGTGGCTGGCCGAGTTTCGATAAAATAGCTGAGAGTAGGGTTGTCACCTTTGTAAGAGACCAAAGCCATAATATGGAGCGTATTGAGGTACGCTGTAGCCAATGTGATGCTCATTTAGGGCATGTATTTAATGATGGTCCAACAGAAACTGGCGAGCGCTACTGTATCAATTCAGTAGCGCTTGATTTTACCGCAGAATAA